The following proteins come from a genomic window of Triticum aestivum cultivar Chinese Spring chromosome 6A, IWGSC CS RefSeq v2.1, whole genome shotgun sequence:
- the LOC123129548 gene encoding COBRA-like protein 7, with protein sequence MVVQCCCCTGPTLRAAKHENNARLDPSRPRRQSTAASPAHAARPRPVPWSPPTRPLLLLLLLLLCCVQASAYDPLDPSGNITVSWDFVDIKDIYSVSVSLQNYQLYRHLEDPGWRLSWFWAGDEVILDAKGAEATEQGNCTRFVGAHSCEKRPVMKDLGPGVPYNLQVANCCRGGVLSSVMQNSKAATSTFMMTVGNFAPSSDGSPQMPFNFSIGVPGYTCSNATVVPPSRPRSTSSGTSRP encoded by the exons ATGGTGGTCCAGTGCTGCTGCTGCACCGGCCCA ACACTGCGAGCAGCCAAACATGAGAATAACGCCCGACTCGACCCCTCCCGGCCGCGGCGCCAGTCGACGGCAGCATCGCCGGCGCACGCCGCCCGACCCCGCCCCGTTCCGTGGTCGCCTCCGACCCGCCC CTTGCTCTTGCTTCTTCTGCTGCTACTCTGCTGCGTTCAGGCGAGCGCCTACGACCCGCTCGATCCGAGCGGAAACATCACCGTTAGCTGGGACTTCGTCGACATCAAGGACATTTACTCG GTCTCGGTTAGTCTCCAGAACTACCAGCTCTACCGCCACCTCGAGGATCCAGGGTGGCGGCTGAGCTGGTTTTGGGCTGGCGATGAGGTGATCTTGGACGCGAAGGGCGCGGAGGCGACCGAGCAGGGAAACTGCACTCGCTTCGTCGGTGCTCACAGCTGCGAGAAGCGGCCTGTAATGAAGGACCTGGGCCCCGGCGTGCCGTACAACCTTCAGGTCGCCAACTGCTGCCGGGGCGGTGTCCTGTCTTCGGTCATGCAGAACAGCAAGGCGGCCACATCGACGTTCATGATGACCGTCGGCAACTTTGCTCCTTCCAGCgacggcagcccccagatgccattCAATTTCAGCATTGGGGTGCCAGGTTACACTTGCAGCAATGCCACAGTGGTGCCCCCATCCAGGCCCAGATCAACAAGCAGCGGCACATCCAGGCCCTGA